A window of Candidatus Aquicultor sp. contains these coding sequences:
- a CDS encoding 4Fe-4S dicluster domain-containing protein: MAAKILPAGNLQSWIDKLVARYEVFAPVEGSGSSSFKPVKTGQSPALDVRTDVPPKGIIFKQVEKLLTYSTGESGVEVTETPVKETAKVIFGIRPCDARAFALTDKVFVESEMPEAKYTERRKQTAVITVGCTEACKTCFCTSVGGSPAERAGDVYMIDLGDKYLVEALTSTGEKMLEAGKGLLSDAKADDEAAARKTSDEVAESIKKMRVPDAKALDGLFTDEAFWNSLSEKCLSCGACTFLCPTCYCFDVRDEGSVQQGERYRRWDSCMFFQYNRAAGGHNPRDQHWKRMRQRMLHKFSYFVANTGEYSCVGCGRCIRSCPVSYDLREFLEKSFHATSSEHLDFKAELPSESEELEACDVPVGGKSSKTGVGSDV; encoded by the coding sequence ATGGCAGCTAAAATTTTACCCGCCGGGAATTTACAGTCCTGGATAGATAAACTAGTCGCTCGATATGAGGTTTTCGCTCCGGTGGAAGGCTCGGGCAGTTCATCGTTTAAACCGGTCAAAACGGGGCAGTCACCTGCGCTTGACGTGCGCACGGACGTCCCGCCAAAAGGCATCATATTTAAGCAAGTCGAGAAGCTTCTCACTTATAGCACAGGCGAGAGCGGCGTTGAAGTTACGGAAACACCGGTAAAAGAGACCGCAAAGGTGATATTCGGCATCCGCCCGTGCGATGCGCGAGCGTTTGCGCTAACCGACAAAGTATTTGTCGAGTCGGAGATGCCGGAAGCTAAATACACCGAGCGCCGCAAGCAGACCGCGGTGATTACCGTGGGCTGCACCGAAGCGTGTAAGACCTGTTTCTGCACATCTGTCGGCGGCTCACCCGCAGAGAGAGCGGGCGATGTCTACATGATAGATCTCGGCGACAAATATCTCGTTGAAGCGCTTACCTCAACCGGCGAGAAGATGCTTGAAGCGGGCAAGGGTCTTCTCAGCGATGCGAAAGCCGATGATGAAGCTGCCGCTCGAAAAACCAGCGATGAAGTCGCGGAGTCCATAAAGAAAATGCGGGTGCCCGACGCCAAGGCGCTCGACGGCCTCTTTACCGACGAGGCATTCTGGAACTCGCTTTCCGAGAAATGCTTAAGCTGCGGCGCGTGCACGTTCCTGTGCCCGACCTGCTACTGCTTTGATGTTCGCGACGAGGGCAGCGTGCAGCAAGGCGAGCGTTATCGCAGGTGGGACTCGTGCATGTTCTTCCAGTACAACCGTGCTGCCGGCGGGCACAACCCGCGCGATCAGCACTGGAAACGTATGAGGCAGCGCATGCTTCATAAATTCAGCTATTTTGTCGCAAACACGGGCGAATACAGCTGCGTGGGATGCGGTCGCTGCATCCGCAGCTGTCCGGTATCATACGACCTGCGCGAGTTTCTAGAAAAATCGTTTCATGCCACGAGCAGCGAGCATCTAGATTTTAAGGCCGAGCTGCCGAGCGAATCG